In a genomic window of Scyliorhinus torazame isolate Kashiwa2021f chromosome 5, sScyTor2.1, whole genome shotgun sequence:
- the LOC140417966 gene encoding uncharacterized protein — translation STNLERHEGTPTLEKQWICGDCGKGFRAPSALEAHRHIHTGERPFTCSVCEKGFIQLSALQSHQRVHAGETPFNCSVCGKGFGDSSNLRIHQRVHTGERPFICSQCEKAFTQLVHLQSHQRVHTGERPFTCSVCGKGFTQSSDLQKHQRIHTGERLFTCSQCEKGFTQSSSLLTHQRVHTGEKPFTCSQCEKGFTQLSSLRRHQRVHTGVRPFTCSQCEKGFTTSSCLLIHQRIHTGERPFTCSQCEKGFTTSSSLLTHQRVHTGERPFTCSQCGKGFTRLAHLQRHQRGHTGEKALTCS, via the coding sequence tcgacaaacctggagagacacgagggcacccccaccctggagaaacagtggatatgtggggactgtgggaagggattcagagctccatctgcactggaagctcatcggcacattcacactggggagaggccgttcacctgctctgtgtgtgagaagggattcattcagttatccgccctgcagtcacaccagcgagttcacgctggggagaCACCGTTcaattgctctgtgtgtgggaagggattcggtgattcatccaacctgcggatacatcagcgagttcacactggggagaggccattcatctgctctcaatgtgagaaggcattcactcagttagttcacctgcagtcacaccagcgagtccacacaggggagaggccgttcacctgctctgtgtgtgggaagggattcactcaatcatccgacctgcagaaacaccagcgaattcacactggggagcggctgttcacctgctctcagtgtgagaagggattcactcaatcatccagcctgctgacacaccagcgagttcacactggggagaagccattcacctgctctcagtgtgagaagggattcactcagttatccagcctgcgaagacaccagcgagttcacactggggtgaggccgttcacctgctctcagtgtgagaagggattcactacttcatcgtgcCTGCtgatacatcagcgaattcacactggggagaggccgttcacctgctctcagtgtgagaagggattcactacttcatcgagcctgctgacacaccagcgagttcacactggggagaggccgttcacctgctctcagtgtgggaagggattcactcggttagcccacctgcagagacaccagcgaggtcacactggggagaaggcgttaacctgctcttag